In the genome of Vicia villosa cultivar HV-30 ecotype Madison, WI linkage group LG7, Vvil1.0, whole genome shotgun sequence, one region contains:
- the LOC131619976 gene encoding uncharacterized protein LOC131619976, with product MDSDDSDNYDHEFWELVEEEFMDDNDEEQEVQNELQSGNSSRPKRRTTIYRGREEGHNRLFNDYFSENPVYTDVQFRRRFKMHRHVFLRIVDALGNHDEYFQMRVDATGKMGLSPLQKCTSAIRMLAYGSVADIVDEYVRIGESTSIECLQRFVQGVNVVFGAEYLRKPNNTDVEHLLQMGESRGFPGMLGSIDCMHWEWKNCPIAWKGQYCRGDHGKPTIILEAVASQDLWIWHAFFGIAGSNNDINVLNQSNVFNDILEGHAPNVQYTINGTPYNMGYYLADGIYPEWATFVKTISMPQGEKKKLFAQHQESARKDVERTFGVLQSRFAIIRGPARAWHMDTLKHTIYACIILHNMIVEDERHTYGGNFDYSYDNMDDNNSTTETFSGPHPNLATRLQRRASIREKQVHRQLQGDLVEYIWERFGHVDDEI from the coding sequence ATGGATTCAGACGATTCAGATAATTACGATCACGAATTTTGGGAGTTGGTTGAAGAAGAATTTATGGACGACAATGATGAAGAACAAGAGGTTCAAAATGAACTTCAATCTGGAAATTCCTCTAGGCCAAAGAGAAGAACAACGATATATCGAGGTCGTGAAGAAGGGCATAATCGATTGTTCAATGACTACTTCTCAGAAAATCCAGTATACACAGATGTTCAATTCCGAAGAAGGTTCAAAATGCATAGGCATGTATTTCTTCGAATTGTAGATGCCCTTGGAAATCATGATGAATATTTCCAAATGAGGGTCGATGCAACTGGTAAAATGGGTCTTTCACCATTGCAGAAATGTACATCTGCTATTCGTATGTTGGCGTATGGGTCTGTTGCTGACATTGTAGACGAATATGTTCGAATCGGTGAAAGCACTTCAATTGAGTGCTTACAAAGATTCGTTCAGGGCGTGAATGTTGTATTTGGGGCTGAGTATTTGAGAAAGCCTAACAACACTGATGTTGAACATCTTTTACAAATGGGAGAGTCACGTGGCTTTCCAGGTATGTTGGGTTCCATTGATTGTATGCATTGGGAATGGAAAAATTGTCCTATTGCATGGAAAGGACAGTATTGTCGAGGTGATCATGGTAAGCCCACAATCATACTTGAAGCAGTGGCATCACAAGACTTATGGATTTGGCATGCTTTTTTTGGTATTGCAGGTTCAAACAATGACATTAATGTGCTAAACCAATCCAACGTGTTTAACGATATTTTGGAAGGACATGCTCCAAATGTGCAATATACAATCAATGGGACACCATATAACATGGGGTATTATTTAGCAGATGGTATATATCCCGAGTGGGCTACATTTGTCAAGACCATTTCAATGCCACagggagaaaagaaaaagttatttGCTCAACATCAAGAATCAGCTAGAAAAGATGTGGAGCGGACATTTGGAGTGCTTCAATCTCGATTTGCAATTATACGTGGCCCAGCACGTGCCTGGCACATGGACACCCTCAAGCATACCATATATGCATGCATCATATTACACAACATGATTGTTGAAGACGAACGACATACATATGGAGGTAATTTTGATTACTCTTATGATAATATGGATGACAACAACTCAACAACCGAAACATTTAGCGGTCCTCATCCGAATCTTGCAACAAGACTACAAAGAAGAGCAAGTATTCGAGAAAAACAAGTTCATCGTCAACTTCAAGGAGATTTAGTCGAGTATATTTGGGAACGTTTTGGACATGTAGATGATgaaatttaa